The sequence below is a genomic window from Salicibibacter cibarius.
AGAAGGAATCGATACATTTCGGTCGCCATGAAAGGCTCATGGAACCCGAAAACCGAAAAAACTACTCGTTACAGGCCTCATGAGAGGGTTATGGTGCCCGAAAAATGAAAATTCATTGGGCGGGAGGCATCATGAAAGCTCATATGATGGATGTGTTGATCGAACCGAATTTTGAACAGAAAACCCCCATGGTGTTCGGCAGATCACCATGGGGGTTTTTGCATTATTCGATCGGCTCGTCCGTAATCGCACCTTTTGATGCGGATGAGACGAGACGGGCATATTTGGCAAGGACGCCGGATTTAAATCGAAGCTCGGGCGTTTTCCAATCTTTGGCACGAGCCTTCATCTCTGCTTCATCGATATCGACAGCCAATAGCTGTTCATCGCTGTCGATCGTGACCGTATCGCCTTCTTGCAGATAGGCGAGGGGTCCGCCGACTTGCGCTTCCGGTGCCACGTGACCGATCACAAATCCGTGGGATCCGCCCGAAAAGCGACCGTCGGTTAAGAGTGCGACACCCCCACCGAGACCTTTGCCGACGAGCATTGCTGTAACCGAGAGCATCTCCGGCATACCCGGCCCGCCCTTAGGGCCGACGTAGCGGATAACGAGCACGTCGCCTTTTTTAATTTCATCGTTCATGATTGCTTGGGTGGCACTTTCTTCACTATCGAAAACCCGTGCCGGACCACTGAAACGGCTGATGTCTTGGCCGGACATTTTTGCTACGGCACCTTCCGGCGCAAGGTTGCCGCGCAACACGACGAGCGGGCCGTTTTCTTTTTTCGGATTGGAGAATGGCAAGATCACTTCTTGTCCCTCGTGGAGATGTTCTGCTTCTTGCAAGTTCTCCCTTAACGTTTTGCCGGTGACGGTTAACGCATCGCCGTGAAGCAAACCTTCTTCAAGAAGGAGTTTCATGACCGCAGGCACCCCGCCGACGTTATTCAAGTCTTGCATGACGTATTTGCCGCTCGGTTTCAAATCGGCAAGGTGCGGCACACGTTCACGAACGGCCTCAAAATCATCAAGGGTTAAATCCACATCTGCCGCGTGCGCCATCGCTGTCAAGTGCAAGAATGCATTGGTAGAGCCGCCTAGAGCCATCACGACGGTGATCGCGTTCTCGAACGCTTCTTTTGTCATGATGTCACGCGGATAGATGCCTTTTTGCAACAATTCATGGACCAATGCGCCGGCACGTTCACATTCATCTTCTTTGGCTCCTGCAATCGCGGGTGTTGAGGAGGATCCCGGCAAGCTCATGCCCATCGCTTCCACGGCCGCTGCCATCGTGTTGGCGGTGTACATACCGCCGCAAGCGCCCGCGCCCGGGCAGGCGTTGCATTCGACCCGATGCAATTGTTTGTCATCGATTTGGCCGACTTGGTGTTGACCGACCGCTTCAAAAGCGGAGACGAGGTCAATGTCTTTGCCGTCTAGTTTTCCGGGTTGAATGGTTCCGCCATACACGTAGACCGATGGAATATTGAGACGAGCCATCGAGATTAAACAGCCTGGTGTATTTTTGTCACAACTGCCAATGGAAACGAGGCCATCAAAACGCTCCGCCTGTGAAACGGTTTCAATGGAATCGGCAATCACTTCCCGGCTTGGAAGCGAATAAAACATCCCTTCATGCCCCATCCCAATTCCGTCGGATACGGTAATGGTGTTAAAAATCAAAGGAGCACTGTTCGCCGCGGCGCCGTTTTTGGCACTGATCGCCAGCTTGTCCAGATGCATATTGCAAGGCGTCACTTCACTCCAGGCGCTCGCGATCCCAACCATTGGTTTTTTAAAATCGTCGTCTTCAAAACCGACCGCGCGGAGCATGGCTCGATTCGGTGCACGATTCGGACTTTCGCTAATAACTTTTGAGCGGATTCGCAAGTCTTTTTCTTCGTCTGACATTTCTTTCATCCTTCCTCATTGATATGCAGAAAAAAACTATTAATAAAAGAATAGCATACTTTGCGTACTTTCGCCCATCAAGAAAACAAAAACCGACGAGAAAAAATATTGACAGAAAAATATTTTTGTATACAATTATAATAAGAAACGATATACGAATCTTGGAAGTGTGGTGATACGCTTCATTTTAGAAAAAGGAGAATGTACGCGTGTACGAAAAGCGAATGTCGGCTGCTGATTTGGCCTATGAACAATTGAAAACAAACATCATCGAGTGGGTATACGCGCCGTCTGCTCCTTTGCGGGAGGAACATCTTTCCAAGGATTTGCAGATTAGCCGGACCCCATTGCGCCAGGCTCTTTACCGGCTGGAACTGGAAGGGTTTGTCGTCAAGCAGTCGAATGGCCGTATGATGGTCGCGCCAATCACGTTGCAGGAAGCGAGGGACGTTTTTCAGGTTAGGGAAATGCTGGAGAGTCTTGTCGCTCGCGAAGCAGCGGAAAATATGACAGAAGAACATCTCTATCGACTCGAAGACGTCGTCGAACTCATGCACCGAGCGGTGAAAACAAACCGAAGCGATGAGATTGTGAAGCACGGCGAGCATTTCCATCAAATTTTACATGCTTTAAGCACCAATGAAACAAACAAACGCTTTTTGCAGCAATTGCAAAACAAAATTGATCGATATCGCCGGATCGGGGGCTATAAAAATCCAGGCTACTCGTTGCAAACACCGGTAGACGAACATGAAAAAATTTTACAGCTTTTAAAAGCAAAAAAAACGGGAAAAGAGATTGAAGAGGCTATGCGCGCGCACATTAGGCGCAGCCTCGTGACCATCGAGGAAACGCTCGAGCCGTACGTAAACGAAATGGACAAATAAGCAGCATAAAAAGAAGAAATGAGGTGCTTTTAAATGGGAGAGCAGCAAGTGAAAGCCGGACTTGACGGTGTTATTGCGACAGACACGGAAATTTCATATTTGGATGTGGAGAACGAGGAAATTGTCCTTAAAGGCTATGACCTCATCGAGCTTGCCGAAAAGAAAAACTATCTCGATCTTGTCCACCTTTTGTTTGAAGGGTCTTTGCCGGATCAACAAGGGCGGCTGTCCATCGAAAGCGCGTTAAAAAAAGAATATGCCCTTCCGGAAAATTTCTTCAATTTGTTTTCCATGCTTCCAAAAGAAACGCACGCCATGGATGCGATGCGGACAGGTATTTCCGCTTTGGCGGGTTATGATTCGCAGATTGATGATCGGTCCACGGCGGCGAATCGGGACAAAGCGCTGAAAGTATTGGCGAAAATACCAAATATTGTTGCCAACAGCTACCACACGTTGCAAGGGGAAAATCCTGTTCCCGCTAATCCGGACTTGCCGTACAGCACGAACTTTCTTTATATGATTACGGGAAAAGAACCGACCAATTTGGAAGCGGAAACATTCGACCAATCGCTCATGGTATACAGCGAGCATGAGATGCCGAACTCAACGTTTACGGCACGGGTGATTGCTTCCACGAATGCTGATATTTACGGGGCTATGACCGGAGCGGTTTCTTCATTGAAAGGGAATCTGCACGGCGGCGCGAACGAAGCGGTCATGCACATGCTTCTTGAAGCGGAAACCGTCGACGGCATGTCAAAGCTGTTGCATGAAAAATTACGCAATAAAGAACGGGTCATGGGCTTTGGCCATCGCGTGTACATGAAGAAAATGGACCCGCGAGCGTTACTCATGAAAAAAGCCTTGTATAAATTGGCGGTGGAACGAGGTCGGGAAGACCTTTATGAGATGTGTGAACGCGGGGAAGATATCATCCGTGAAGAAAAAGGCTTGTATCCAAACCTTGATTATTACGCGGCACCAGTCTATTATTTATTGAATATCCCGATCCCGCTTTACACACCGATTTTCTTCGCAGCCCGCGTGGTCGGACTCGGTGCACACGTGATCGAGCAACATGATAACAACCGTCTTTATCGCCCGCGTGTCCATTACACAGGTCCGCGTGGATTACACCCTTAAAAAATGAAAGCGAGGCATCTTGCCAATGAGTACAAAAGCAAATGAAAAACCAACCACTGATGAAGTGCTATTAGACATTGCAGACTACGCAGTAAACGGGGAAATCCAAAGCGAAGAAGCGTTGAAAACAGCCAGGTATGTTTTGCTTGATACGATCGGTTGCGGTTTATTGGCCCTTCGGTATCCGGAATGCACGAAACACCTAGGGCCGATCGTTCCGGGAACGACGGTTCCGAATGGCGTACGGGTTCCGGGAACGCAATTTGAACTTGACCCCGTACAAGGCGCGTTTAATATCGGGACGATCATTCGCTGGCTCGATTACAATGACACGTGGCTGGCCGCCGAATGGGGGCATCCGTCCGACAATCTTGGCGGTATTTTGGCGACTGCAGATTATGTGAGCCGCAAGCGGTTAGCCAATGGGGAAAAGCCGCTCACGATGGAGGATGTACTGGTCGCAACGGTGAAAGCCCATGAAATCCAAGGCGTGCTTGCCCTTGAAAATAGCATGAACCGCCAAGGATTGGACCATGTCCTATTTGTAAAAGTTGCGTCAACTGCAGTCGTGACCGCCATGTTGGGCGGCAACAAGGAGCAGGTCGCCGATGCGGTATCCCAAGCATGGGTGGACAACTCCAGCCTCCGTACGTATCGTCACGCCCCGAATGCAGGGTCGCGTAAATCGTGGGCCGCAGGAGACGCGACAAGTCGGGCGGTGCGCCTGGCTCTCATGACGATGAAAGGCGAAATGGGTTACGCAAGCGCGCTTACAGCACCGAATTGGGGCTTCCAGGACGTGCTGTTTGGAGGAGAAACGATCAATCTGGCTCGCCCGCTCGGTTCTTACGTTATGGAAAACGTGCTTTTCAAAGTTTCTTATCCAGCGGAATTCCACGCGCAAACGGCAGCGGAAGCGGCGATAAAATTGCATGATGAAGTCGCGTGGCGATTGGATGAGATCGCGGAAGTCAAGATTACGACCCATGAGTCTGCCATCCGCATCATCGATAAAACAGGGCCGCTCCATAATCCGGCTGACCGCGATCATTCTTTGCAATATATCACGGCAATTGGTTTAATTTACGGCGAATTGACAGCCGATCACTATGAAGATGAGATAGCGCAGAACCCGGAGATTGACGAACTGCGCCAGAAAATGTATACCGAAGAAAACAAGCAATACACGGCTGATTATCTCGACCCTGATAAACGTTCGATTGCCAATGCCGTACAGGTGACGTTTAAAGACGGCTCCAAAACGGAAAATGTAGCGGTCGAATACCCGCTCGGACACCGTCGCCGCCGGGAAGAAAGCATCCCACTGCTTGAAGAAAAATATCACGAAAACCTAAAAACGAGATTTCCTGCCGGACAAGCAGACGATCTCTTGGATTTAGGCGTTAATGCCGAGCGGTTGAAAAACACAACAGTCAATGATTATATGGCAAGCTTCATCATCTAGGAGGAACGAAAATGAGTTGGATTGTAACGGAAAAATCCAGTCAGAAAGAACGCTATCAAGCATTTTTGGATTTGATTAACGATCGAGAACAAATATTGCAAATGCCCGGTGCCCACGACGGCATGTCGGCCCTCGTGGCAAAAGAAACAGGCTTTCAAGCCCTGTATTTATCGGGCGGGGCTTATACGGCCAGCCGCGGGTTGCCGGATGTGGGGCTCATTTACTCCAACGAGATCGCCGAACGGGCGCAAGACATCATCCGCGCGTCTGACCTTCCGGTGCTCGTTGACATTGACACAGGCTTCGGCGGCGTGCTCAATGTCGCGCGAACGGCAACAGAAATGGTCGAAGCGGGTGTAGCTGCTGTACAAATCGAAGATCAAGCGTTGCCGAAAAAATGTGGCCATTTAAACGGAAAACAGCTCGTAAGCACAGAGGAGATGGCCGCCAAGGTGCAAACGATTAAGAAAGTCGCGCCGACGCTCGCTGTCGTTGCACGGACGGACGCGAAGGCTGTGGAAGGGGCCGACGCCGCTGTCGATCGCGCCCGCGCTTATGTCGATGCCGGCGCGGACGCTATTTTTCCTGAAGCGTTAACGAACGAGGAAGATTTTCGTTATTTTGCCGACCGCATTGATGCCCCTTTGCTCGCGAATATGACCGAGTTTGGAAAAACACCATATTTTACGGCGGAAGAATTTTCTTCTTTTGGTTTTCAAATGGTTATTTACCCGGTGACATCTATGCGTGTCGCGGCGAAAGCGTACGCGGAAGTTTTTCAGGAAATCCTGGAAAAAGGCACGCAAAAAGACCAATTGGACCGCATGCAATCACGGGCGGAACTGTATGAAACGATTTCGTACTATGACTATGAAGCGCTCGATGAGCAAGTCGCGAAAACAATTCTTCCCGAGGAAGGGAAAGAACGGCGTTAACAGTGTATGTGCAATAAAGTCGGCTAGCCCCCTTTGGATATGGCTATTCAAAGGGGGTCATTATTTTGGTATGTAAGAGTGCCTCGTGGCGTCTGCGTATGCCGCCACCTCCATCATGGAAATAGTTATTTGCTCAAAGTGAGACCGTTGTCGACTGTATTATATTTTGGCAACTACAAAACGCACCCACGATCATGGCGCCCGAACCCGAGTGCCGCCGAGAAATTCGGTCGCCATGCCCGCGTCATGAAGCCCGAACTCGAGTGCTGCCGGTAATTTCGGTCGCCATGCCCGCGCCATGATGCCCGAATCCAAGTGCTGCCGAGAAATTCGGTCGCCATGCCCGCGTCATGATGCCCAAATCCGAGTGTCGCCGGTAATTTCGGTCGCCATGCCCGCGCCATGATGCCCAAATCCAAGTGTCGCTGAGAAATTCGGTCTCTATGAAGGATCATTTTCGTACAAAAGTATAAATCAACTTTCTTACCTACATAAGTTGGGCTAAGGCTTTTCGCTATAAAAGCTTGGCGAAAAGTCAAGTTTCTAAATAGGTAAGAGCGCCTCATGGCGTCTGCGTATGCCGCCACCCTCCATCATGGAAATAGTTATTTGCTCAAAATGAGCGTTTGTCCTTCAGAGATAGGCACGATGCTCTGTAGAAAAAATGATTGATCGACTAAAGCAGGAGTTATAAAGGGAAGAATAGAATTAATCTATTAGGTGATGAAGGAAATCCATTATCTTAAAGGATCTCAAGAGACGAATAAAGAAGTTCGTTATTTGGGTCCGGAAACGAGTATTAACAATATCGAGGAGGCGCTACTATGGATCAAAAAATGTACGAAACGTTTGCTGAATCGCTTCTAAACACTCATCAAACTCCAGGAGCAATAATCTCATTGAACAATCAACGTTACGAGCAAACATTTGGCTACCGCGATCAGGAAAATCTATTACCCGTTACACCTGACACCATGTTTGGGATTGGCAGTATCGCAAAGGCAATGACCTGTATCGCGGTACTTCAATTACAAGAAGCTGGCGAACTATCCATTCATGACACGATTAAAACATATATACCCGAAGTTACGTTTCAAGGGAGTAATGATATAACCCTTCATCACCTGATGACTCATTCATCCGGTATCCCTCCGTTAAATACGCTTTTTTATGCGAATAAGCAATCGATGGAGAGGGATGGTTCCTTCGATTTGCAAATTAAACTGGGCGCCCCTCTTGACCGGGAGCAAGATAGCATCGATACATACGATGATCTTATAAACCATTTAAATACCATTCCATTTAACCTCCTTGATCGGCCTGGACGATCATTCAGCTATTCAAACGACGGCTATGCGCTTCTCGGTACTATTATTGAGCGTCTGAGCGGGCAACCGTATGAACGTTATATAGAGACAAATATCTTTCAACCCCTGGATATGAAAAATAGTTTCTTTAATCCCGATCGATTGGATCATCGGGCGGCACGCCTGTACATTGTTGATCCAACTGCCGATACGCCAGTGGTTGAACACTCACCAGAATGGTGGGATGCACCGGCGATGTGGGCCGCCGGCTATGTCAAATCGACAGCCAATGATATGCTTCGCTTCGGAGATGTTTTTTTGAACGATGGTAATGGCATTTTAACTCCGGA
It includes:
- a CDS encoding bifunctional 2-methylcitrate dehydratase/aconitate hydratase encodes the protein MSTKANEKPTTDEVLLDIADYAVNGEIQSEEALKTARYVLLDTIGCGLLALRYPECTKHLGPIVPGTTVPNGVRVPGTQFELDPVQGAFNIGTIIRWLDYNDTWLAAEWGHPSDNLGGILATADYVSRKRLANGEKPLTMEDVLVATVKAHEIQGVLALENSMNRQGLDHVLFVKVASTAVVTAMLGGNKEQVADAVSQAWVDNSSLRTYRHAPNAGSRKSWAAGDATSRAVRLALMTMKGEMGYASALTAPNWGFQDVLFGGETINLARPLGSYVMENVLFKVSYPAEFHAQTAAEAAIKLHDEVAWRLDEIAEVKITTHESAIRIIDKTGPLHNPADRDHSLQYITAIGLIYGELTADHYEDEIAQNPEIDELRQKMYTEENKQYTADYLDPDKRSIANAVQVTFKDGSKTENVAVEYPLGHRRRREESIPLLEEKYHENLKTRFPAGQADDLLDLGVNAERLKNTTVNDYMASFII
- the ilvD gene encoding dihydroxy-acid dehydratase, whose protein sequence is MSDEEKDLRIRSKVISESPNRAPNRAMLRAVGFEDDDFKKPMVGIASAWSEVTPCNMHLDKLAISAKNGAAANSAPLIFNTITVSDGIGMGHEGMFYSLPSREVIADSIETVSQAERFDGLVSIGSCDKNTPGCLISMARLNIPSVYVYGGTIQPGKLDGKDIDLVSAFEAVGQHQVGQIDDKQLHRVECNACPGAGACGGMYTANTMAAAVEAMGMSLPGSSSTPAIAGAKEDECERAGALVHELLQKGIYPRDIMTKEAFENAITVVMALGGSTNAFLHLTAMAHAADVDLTLDDFEAVRERVPHLADLKPSGKYVMQDLNNVGGVPAVMKLLLEEGLLHGDALTVTGKTLRENLQEAEHLHEGQEVILPFSNPKKENGPLVVLRGNLAPEGAVAKMSGQDISRFSGPARVFDSEESATQAIMNDEIKKGDVLVIRYVGPKGGPGMPEMLSVTAMLVGKGLGGGVALLTDGRFSGGSHGFVIGHVAPEAQVGGPLAYLQEGDTVTIDSDEQLLAVDIDEAEMKARAKDWKTPELRFKSGVLAKYARLVSSASKGAITDEPIE
- a CDS encoding serine hydrolase domain-containing protein, encoding MDQKMYETFAESLLNTHQTPGAIISLNNQRYEQTFGYRDQENLLPVTPDTMFGIGSIAKAMTCIAVLQLQEAGELSIHDTIKTYIPEVTFQGSNDITLHHLMTHSSGIPPLNTLFYANKQSMERDGSFDLQIKLGAPLDREQDSIDTYDDLINHLNTIPFNLLDRPGRSFSYSNDGYALLGTIIERLSGQPYERYIETNIFQPLDMKNSFFNPDRLDHRAARLYIVDPTADTPVVEHSPEWWDAPAMWAAGYVKSTANDMLRFGDVFLNDGNGILTPESLDALTSQHIEVEPGLHYGYGVIVMPDFFGTTLIEHGGSIKGVTAHFGVLPDRDMAAICLTNIAGAPAESLLKGAVQSEMGIEPDKAAIKYEDYELTEAERHAIIGTYQSNEGQTIKVYEKNAAIFVGYLGTEIPTRSVGSRAVTIAMHGTEYLLQFTENRLHFGFRQLMKSENE
- a CDS encoding GntR family transcriptional regulator, yielding MYEKRMSAADLAYEQLKTNIIEWVYAPSAPLREEHLSKDLQISRTPLRQALYRLELEGFVVKQSNGRMMVAPITLQEARDVFQVREMLESLVAREAAENMTEEHLYRLEDVVELMHRAVKTNRSDEIVKHGEHFHQILHALSTNETNKRFLQQLQNKIDRYRRIGGYKNPGYSLQTPVDEHEKILQLLKAKKTGKEIEEAMRAHIRRSLVTIEETLEPYVNEMDK
- the mmgD gene encoding citrate synthase encodes the protein MGEQQVKAGLDGVIATDTEISYLDVENEEIVLKGYDLIELAEKKNYLDLVHLLFEGSLPDQQGRLSIESALKKEYALPENFFNLFSMLPKETHAMDAMRTGISALAGYDSQIDDRSTAANRDKALKVLAKIPNIVANSYHTLQGENPVPANPDLPYSTNFLYMITGKEPTNLEAETFDQSLMVYSEHEMPNSTFTARVIASTNADIYGAMTGAVSSLKGNLHGGANEAVMHMLLEAETVDGMSKLLHEKLRNKERVMGFGHRVYMKKMDPRALLMKKALYKLAVERGREDLYEMCERGEDIIREEKGLYPNLDYYAAPVYYLLNIPIPLYTPIFFAARVVGLGAHVIEQHDNNRLYRPRVHYTGPRGLHP
- the prpB gene encoding methylisocitrate lyase; this encodes MSWIVTEKSSQKERYQAFLDLINDREQILQMPGAHDGMSALVAKETGFQALYLSGGAYTASRGLPDVGLIYSNEIAERAQDIIRASDLPVLVDIDTGFGGVLNVARTATEMVEAGVAAVQIEDQALPKKCGHLNGKQLVSTEEMAAKVQTIKKVAPTLAVVARTDAKAVEGADAAVDRARAYVDAGADAIFPEALTNEEDFRYFADRIDAPLLANMTEFGKTPYFTAEEFSSFGFQMVIYPVTSMRVAAKAYAEVFQEILEKGTQKDQLDRMQSRAELYETISYYDYEALDEQVAKTILPEEGKERR